One stretch of Hymenobacter chitinivorans DSM 11115 DNA includes these proteins:
- a CDS encoding serine hydrolase, with product MKYVVLLPVLWLLLWLWPKPATAQQLYFPPPTGNTWATVSPQTLGWCPAAQDSLLGFLGRKNTKSFLILKDGRLALEHYFGTYTQDSVWYWASAGKSLTAVLVGLAQQEGLLSIEDTTSRFLGRGWTSAPAAKERLIRLRHQLTMTTGLDDTPPAPCDNESSTPACLRYRTDAGTRWAYHTGAYRLLQDEIARTSNLTSTQFTTQRLGSRIGLSGVWYNYVFYSRARDMARFGLFILARGSWNGTPILRDTAYFRRMTTPSQPLNRSYGYLWWLNGQSSYMLPQSQLTFSGPLVPTAPADMLAALGKNDQKIYVVPSLGLVVVRQGQSAEAPKLAVSSFDTELWRYIMNLYCRPLATSAARAAAVQLYPNPARGQVHIQFQTAAPGQQLRCLDLLGREMLRSPLPAAGLTLSAAPWPAGLYLVQVLDARGTVLGTQRLVKQP from the coding sequence ATGAAATACGTTGTACTCTTGCCAGTGCTTTGGCTTCTGCTGTGGCTGTGGCCGAAGCCCGCTACGGCCCAGCAACTCTACTTCCCGCCCCCGACCGGCAACACCTGGGCCACCGTGTCGCCGCAAACCCTGGGCTGGTGCCCGGCCGCCCAAGATTCGCTGCTGGGTTTTCTGGGCCGCAAGAATACGAAGTCGTTTCTGATTCTCAAGGACGGCCGCCTGGCCCTGGAGCACTATTTCGGCACCTACACCCAGGATTCGGTGTGGTATTGGGCCTCGGCCGGCAAGTCGCTGACGGCCGTACTGGTGGGTTTGGCGCAGCAGGAAGGCCTATTGAGCATCGAGGACACGACTTCGCGCTTTCTGGGCCGGGGCTGGACTTCGGCCCCCGCCGCCAAGGAACGCCTCATCCGGCTGCGCCACCAGCTCACAATGACCACCGGCCTCGATGACACCCCGCCCGCGCCCTGCGACAACGAAAGCTCCACCCCGGCCTGCCTGCGCTACCGTACCGACGCGGGCACCCGCTGGGCCTACCACACCGGCGCTTACCGCCTGCTACAAGACGAAATTGCCCGGACCAGTAACCTGACCAGCACCCAATTCACCACCCAGCGCCTGGGCAGCCGCATCGGCCTGAGCGGGGTGTGGTACAACTACGTCTTCTACAGCCGGGCCCGCGACATGGCCCGGTTTGGACTCTTTATTCTGGCCCGGGGCAGCTGGAATGGCACCCCCATCCTGCGCGACACGGCGTACTTCCGCCGCATGACCACGCCCTCCCAGCCACTAAACCGCTCCTACGGCTACCTGTGGTGGCTCAACGGGCAGTCGTCGTACATGCTGCCCCAGAGCCAACTCACCTTTTCTGGCCCGCTGGTGCCCACGGCTCCCGCCGACATGCTTGCGGCTCTGGGTAAAAACGACCAGAAAATCTACGTGGTGCCCAGCCTGGGCCTGGTGGTAGTGCGCCAGGGTCAGTCGGCGGAGGCACCCAAGCTGGCTGTTTCCTCTTTCGATACCGAGCTCTGGCGCTACATCATGAACCTGTATTGCCGGCCCCTGGCTACGTCTGCGGCCCGCGCCGCCGCGGTGCAGCTCTACCCTAACCCGGCCCGCGGGCAGGTGCATATCCAGTTCCAGACTGCCGCTCCCGGCCAGCAGCTGCGCTGCCTGGACCTGCTGGGCCGGGAAATGCTGCGCTCCCCCTTGCCCGCAGCCGGCCTCACGCTCTCGGCGGCCCCCTGGCCCGCCGGCCTCTACCTGGTGCAGGTACTCGATGCCCGGGGCACTGTGCTAGGCACTCAGCGCCTGGTAAAGCAGCCGTAA
- a CDS encoding OsmC family protein has protein sequence MPTLTGRSGPEPYLTRITSDTGHELLADEPLDKGGQNLGLTPGELLAASLSACVCITVRMYAQRKQWPLTGVEAQVTLERNEQQVVTRLGCALQLAGEQLTEEQRLRLLRVAELCPIHKTLMGAVPISTQLA, from the coding sequence ATGCCCACGCTAACCGGCCGCTCGGGCCCCGAACCCTACCTCACGCGCATTACTTCCGACACCGGCCACGAGCTCCTGGCCGATGAGCCGCTGGACAAGGGCGGCCAGAATCTGGGCCTTACGCCCGGCGAGCTGCTGGCCGCCTCGCTCAGCGCCTGCGTCTGCATCACGGTGCGCATGTACGCCCAGCGTAAGCAGTGGCCCCTGACCGGCGTGGAAGCCCAGGTGACGCTGGAGCGCAACGAGCAGCAGGTGGTAACCCGGCTGGGCTGCGCCTTGCAACTCGCCGGTGAGCAGCTGACCGAGGAACAGCGCCTGCGCCTGCTGCGCGTAGCCGAGCTTTGCCCCATTCACAAAACCCTGATGGGAGCCGTGCCCATTAGCACCCAGCTGGCCTAA
- a CDS encoding winged helix-turn-helix transcriptional regulator — MALSQEKIIADCPFRQTLDVLEGKWKFAIIHSLLRHGTMRFKVLERDVAGITARMLIKELKLLEAHGIVSRQAYATVPPTVEYTLTECGQSLEPVIQAIQAWGVQNREVISQSKGSKAARKAPALAGKK, encoded by the coding sequence ATGGCATTGAGTCAGGAAAAAATAATTGCCGATTGTCCGTTCCGACAAACCCTCGACGTGCTGGAAGGCAAGTGGAAGTTTGCCATTATCCACAGTCTGCTGCGGCACGGCACCATGCGCTTTAAGGTGCTGGAGCGGGACGTAGCCGGCATTACCGCCCGCATGCTCATCAAGGAGCTCAAGCTGCTCGAAGCCCACGGCATTGTGAGCCGGCAGGCCTACGCCACCGTGCCGCCCACCGTGGAGTACACGCTGACGGAGTGCGGGCAGTCGTTGGAGCCGGTCATTCAGGCTATTCAGGCCTGGGGCGTGCAGAATCGGGAGGTCATCAGCCAGAGCAAAGGCAGCAAAGCCGCCCGCAAAGCGCCGGCGCTGGCAGGTAAGAAGTAA
- a CDS encoding glycosyltransferase family 87 protein yields MRTSRISQFLLSTRFVVPLYAVLTVLISFQHYFKGTINNYLIFVKPFFNLVAGKNLYLEYPEYYYDTYKYSPVFALFMGLFAWMPNWLGLLLWNVLNNTVLYTAGRRLFPEVRRQLLFLLLIFIDVMTALHNSQANCLLVGLMLWTYLNLENRKPVWAGLCLALAFLIKIYGIGIGLLFLFYPGFFRNSFWAGLWLLVLGFTPLLVVNWTDFQMIYRGWYDIVRASATGVQLSLMGVLDTWFGLHVSKGAVQLTGLIFLLIPLGYWRRWTETHYRRLYVSSILIFVVIFNQMAESPTFIIPVVGFVFWFLHYRRSTPLAWPLFVLVALFTSLSATDIYPHFIRDGVFDAYKIKAVPMILAWLVIQGQLLFYPRWRERLAAAADAAEQETLAAEAAPAQ; encoded by the coding sequence ATGCGCACTTCCCGGATTTCTCAGTTTCTGCTCTCGACCCGCTTTGTGGTACCTCTCTACGCGGTCCTGACCGTGCTCATCAGCTTTCAGCACTACTTCAAGGGCACAATCAACAACTACCTGATTTTCGTCAAGCCCTTTTTCAACCTGGTGGCGGGCAAAAATCTCTACCTCGAATACCCCGAGTACTACTACGATACCTACAAGTACAGCCCGGTGTTTGCCCTGTTTATGGGCCTCTTTGCCTGGATGCCCAACTGGCTGGGCCTGCTGCTCTGGAACGTGCTCAACAACACGGTGCTCTATACCGCCGGCCGCCGCCTGTTCCCCGAAGTGCGCCGGCAACTGCTGTTTCTGCTCCTGATTTTCATCGACGTCATGACGGCCCTGCACAACAGCCAGGCCAACTGCCTGCTGGTGGGCCTCATGCTGTGGACTTACCTGAACCTGGAAAACCGTAAGCCCGTGTGGGCTGGGCTGTGCCTGGCCCTGGCCTTCCTGATTAAGATTTACGGCATCGGTATCGGGCTGCTGTTCCTGTTTTACCCGGGCTTCTTCCGCAACAGCTTCTGGGCCGGACTCTGGCTGCTGGTATTGGGCTTCACACCCCTGCTGGTGGTCAACTGGACCGACTTTCAGATGATTTACCGGGGCTGGTACGACATCGTGCGGGCCTCGGCCACCGGCGTGCAGCTCTCCCTGATGGGCGTGCTCGACACTTGGTTTGGCCTGCACGTGTCCAAGGGCGCGGTGCAGCTCACGGGCCTGATTTTCCTGCTTATCCCGCTGGGCTACTGGCGCCGCTGGACCGAAACCCACTACCGCCGGCTCTACGTTTCGTCCATCCTGATTTTCGTGGTCATCTTCAACCAAATGGCCGAGTCGCCCACCTTCATTATTCCGGTGGTGGGCTTCGTGTTCTGGTTTTTGCACTACCGCCGCAGCACGCCCCTGGCCTGGCCCCTGTTTGTGCTGGTAGCACTGTTTACCTCCTTATCGGCTACCGATATCTACCCCCATTTCATCCGCGACGGGGTTTTCGACGCTTACAAAATCAAGGCCGTACCCATGATTCTGGCCTGGCTGGTTATTCAGGGTCAGCTGCTGTTCTACCCCCGCTGGCGCGAGCGGCTGGCCGCTGCCGCTGATGCCGCCGAGCAGGAAACCCTGGCCGCCGAAGCTGCCCCAGCCCAGTAG
- a CDS encoding pirin family protein translates to MNHRIIRAAERGLKDIGWLQSNFSLSFSSYYNPDRAGFGLLRVFNDDFVKPGNGFGLHAHANMEIISVMLAGRMNHIDSMGYREEVSTDSVQIMSAGSGLRHEEHNIGDDEVNFLQIWIEPKLQNVTPRYQKRSFPAEKRRNQLTTIVSNEEGTAHVWINQNAKLSLGYYDAGQTVDYPLKPLNKCVFVFLMEGEITVNGQLLQKRDSIGLWDTELVSIASSQESKFIVIEAPINH, encoded by the coding sequence ATGAACCACCGCATCATCCGGGCCGCCGAGCGGGGCCTCAAGGACATTGGCTGGCTGCAAAGCAACTTCTCGCTGAGCTTCAGCTCCTACTACAACCCTGACCGGGCGGGCTTCGGCCTGCTGCGGGTCTTCAACGACGACTTCGTGAAGCCCGGCAACGGGTTTGGCCTGCACGCCCACGCCAACATGGAAATCATTTCGGTGATGCTGGCCGGGCGCATGAACCACATCGACTCGATGGGCTACCGCGAGGAAGTCAGTACCGACTCGGTGCAGATCATGAGTGCTGGCAGCGGCCTGCGTCACGAGGAGCACAACATCGGCGACGACGAGGTGAACTTCCTGCAGATCTGGATTGAGCCCAAGCTCCAGAACGTGACGCCGCGCTACCAGAAACGCAGCTTCCCGGCCGAAAAGCGCCGCAACCAGCTGACCACCATCGTCAGCAACGAGGAAGGCACGGCCCACGTCTGGATCAACCAGAACGCCAAGCTCAGCCTGGGCTACTACGACGCCGGCCAGACCGTGGACTACCCACTGAAGCCGCTCAACAAGTGCGTCTTCGTGTTCCTGATGGAAGGCGAAATAACGGTGAACGGCCAGCTGCTGCAGAAGCGCGACAGTATTGGGCTCTGGGACACAGAGTTGGTCAGCATTGCCAGCAGCCAGGAAAGCAAGTTTATCGTCATCGAAGCGCCCATCAACCACTAG
- a CDS encoding DUF1990 family protein, whose amino-acid sequence MKKPEQPASTGSGPLFERRYYIDIDRPALTAGQLMEAIQNNVAHYSPDLLAQFEKIKGHEQGLRQGDEFSIKILGPWNGSVRVTEVTPDCFEFVTLEDHPEAGRIKFSVAPLGKEALRFEIHSWARSRDGLVAFTYDTLGMGKKVQQQTWELFCEKVAQASGGHARGPVQVETIEHDKNSAEAQAHA is encoded by the coding sequence ATGAAAAAACCCGAGCAACCCGCCAGCACCGGCTCCGGCCCCCTGTTTGAGCGGCGCTACTACATCGATATCGACCGGCCCGCCCTCACGGCCGGGCAGCTCATGGAGGCCATCCAGAATAACGTGGCCCACTACTCGCCCGATCTGCTGGCCCAGTTTGAGAAAATAAAGGGCCACGAGCAGGGCCTGCGCCAGGGCGACGAGTTTTCCATCAAAATTCTGGGTCCCTGGAACGGCTCGGTGCGCGTCACGGAAGTCACCCCCGACTGCTTCGAGTTCGTGACCTTGGAAGACCACCCCGAGGCGGGCCGCATCAAGTTTTCGGTGGCGCCCCTGGGCAAAGAAGCGCTGCGCTTCGAAATTCACTCCTGGGCCCGCTCCCGCGACGGGCTCGTGGCCTTCACCTACGACACGCTGGGCATGGGCAAAAAAGTGCAGCAGCAAACCTGGGAGCTGTTTTGCGAGAAAGTGGCCCAGGCCAGCGGCGGCCACGCCCGCGGCCCGGTCCAGGTCGAAACCATTGAGCACGACAAAAACTCGGCGGAAGCCCAAGCCCATGCCTAA
- the nfi gene encoding deoxyribonuclease V (cleaves DNA at apurinic or apyrimidinic sites), whose translation MYRPYHPPADPQLVRELTQTQQELRTHVRLLPLPKEPEFIAGCDSSFPTPETILSVFVVLRFPSLELVEKVWHTGPVEVPYVPGFLSFREAPNVLRAYEKLQQKPDIIMVDGHGIAHPRRMGIAAHIGVMLDMPSFGVAKQKLTGSFPEPGLTRGSITPLTDKSGELLGEVIRSKDKVLPLFVSPGHRCDQATATRLTLACLRGYKLPEPTRLADHWAEEFKKELR comes from the coding sequence TTGTACCGCCCCTACCACCCGCCCGCCGACCCGCAGCTTGTGCGGGAGCTCACCCAGACCCAGCAGGAGCTGCGGACCCACGTACGCCTGCTGCCCCTGCCCAAGGAGCCCGAGTTTATTGCCGGCTGCGACTCGTCGTTTCCCACCCCCGAAACCATTCTGTCGGTGTTCGTCGTGCTGCGGTTTCCCTCGCTGGAGCTGGTCGAGAAGGTGTGGCACACCGGGCCGGTGGAAGTGCCCTACGTGCCGGGGTTTCTCTCCTTCCGGGAGGCGCCCAACGTGCTGCGGGCCTACGAAAAGCTGCAGCAGAAGCCCGACATCATTATGGTCGACGGGCACGGTATTGCCCACCCGCGCCGCATGGGCATTGCGGCCCACATCGGCGTCATGCTCGATATGCCCAGCTTCGGGGTGGCCAAGCAAAAGCTGACCGGCAGCTTCCCCGAGCCCGGTCTTACCCGGGGCAGCATCACGCCGCTCACCGACAAAAGCGGGGAACTGCTGGGCGAGGTTATCCGCTCCAAAGACAAGGTGCTGCCGCTGTTCGTGAGCCCCGGCCACCGCTGCGACCAGGCCACGGCCACCCGCCTGACGCTGGCCTGCCTGCGCGGCTACAAGCTGCCCGAGCCCACGCGCCTGGCCGACCACTGGGCCGAGGAGTTCAAGAAGGAGCTGCGCTAA
- a CDS encoding glutamate--tRNA ligase family protein — MPYSAPVVSRLAPTPSGYLHLGNAVNFLLTWLIVRRVYGVLHLRIDDLDRARLRPAYVENIFRTIEWLGIDYDHGPSGPEDFERNFSQLHHLAEYEDFLEALRQQSGLLYACCCSRTQVLAHSAGGVYSGSCQPQNLDFEAPETAWRAHVGASTVVNFTDLWLGPVAIELARDLGDFVVRKKDGLPAYQIGSVVDDVRLGVTLIVRGLDLLPSTAAQRWLAAQTPETAGFLQTRLVHHILLPAPDGGKLSKSQQQPLDRGIMAEAASPRPVFEAVASVLQLPSEAGRSLAALRSAFENAAIM, encoded by the coding sequence ATGCCGTACTCTGCTCCCGTTGTGTCGCGCTTGGCACCCACGCCCAGCGGGTATTTACACTTGGGCAACGCCGTCAACTTCCTGCTTACCTGGCTGATTGTGCGCCGGGTGTACGGGGTGCTGCACCTGCGCATCGACGATTTGGACCGGGCCCGGCTGCGGCCGGCCTACGTGGAGAATATCTTCCGCACCATCGAGTGGCTGGGTATTGACTACGACCACGGCCCCAGCGGCCCCGAGGACTTTGAGCGCAACTTTTCCCAGCTCCACCACCTGGCCGAGTACGAAGACTTTCTGGAGGCCCTGCGCCAGCAGTCCGGCCTGCTCTACGCCTGTTGCTGTTCGCGCACCCAGGTGCTGGCTCATTCGGCCGGGGGCGTGTATTCCGGGTCCTGCCAGCCGCAAAATCTGGACTTTGAAGCGCCGGAAACGGCCTGGCGGGCCCATGTGGGCGCTTCTACCGTGGTCAACTTCACCGATTTGTGGCTGGGTCCGGTAGCCATTGAGCTGGCCCGGGATTTGGGCGACTTTGTAGTGCGTAAAAAGGATGGGCTGCCCGCCTACCAGATTGGCTCCGTGGTGGACGACGTGCGGCTGGGCGTGACGCTCATCGTGCGGGGCCTGGACTTGCTGCCCAGCACGGCCGCCCAACGCTGGTTGGCGGCCCAAACCCCCGAAACGGCTGGTTTTCTGCAAACCCGCCTCGTACACCACATTCTGCTGCCCGCCCCGGATGGTGGCAAGCTGTCAAAGTCCCAGCAGCAACCCCTGGACCGCGGCATTATGGCCGAAGCGGCCTCACCCCGGCCGGTGTTTGAAGCCGTGGCCAGTGTGCTACAGCTGCCGTCCGAAGCGGGCCGCTCCCTGGCCGCCCTGCGCTCAGCCTTCGAAAACGCGGCTATTATGTAG
- a CDS encoding DUF1990 domain-containing protein: MPNPTAPNQPPLWEVQRARLESFGKAQVNFDLERTAEYTAENGWRIDDYEIELPGEAPGPPEAHGSWQAGQTILRNYTFPPSDLITGIFVPDAPLENRTMVLRGQFLFFTFWFGVRIGGVTDETRALPDGTQEQVWGYNYRTLEGHFERGQIEFTIHKNLATGRVVFHIHAFSQVGRIRNPFYWLGFKLFGRMLQRRFAHESLKRLRAQVVEMLETGTTANRASDAARPVSAAALPE; the protein is encoded by the coding sequence ATGCCTAACCCCACCGCCCCCAACCAGCCCCCGCTCTGGGAAGTGCAGCGGGCCCGGCTCGAATCCTTCGGCAAGGCCCAGGTCAACTTCGACCTGGAGCGCACGGCCGAGTACACCGCCGAAAACGGCTGGCGCATCGACGACTACGAAATCGAGCTGCCCGGGGAGGCGCCCGGCCCGCCCGAAGCGCACGGCTCCTGGCAGGCGGGCCAAACGATTCTGCGCAACTACACCTTCCCGCCCTCCGACCTCATTACCGGCATCTTCGTGCCCGATGCGCCCCTGGAAAACCGCACGATGGTCTTACGGGGCCAGTTCTTGTTTTTCACCTTCTGGTTTGGGGTGCGCATCGGCGGCGTCACGGACGAAACCCGCGCCCTGCCCGACGGCACCCAGGAGCAAGTGTGGGGCTACAACTACCGCACCCTGGAAGGCCACTTCGAGCGGGGGCAGATTGAATTTACCATCCACAAAAACCTGGCAACCGGCCGCGTCGTGTTTCACATCCACGCTTTTTCCCAGGTAGGCCGCATCCGCAACCCGTTTTACTGGCTGGGCTTCAAGCTGTTTGGCCGGATGCTGCAGCGGCGCTTCGCCCACGAGTCGCTGAAGCGGCTCCGGGCGCAGGTTGTGGAAATGCTCGAAACCGGCACTACGGCCAACCGCGCATCCGACGCTGCTCGTCCCGTATCTGCTGCCGCACTTCCTGAATAA
- a CDS encoding OmpA family protein yields the protein MRLHLTSPKALLLGLTLLALAPRDGHSQNAEKKTGLSLYGSTLQYHGDLGTEWFKNDKIEFGAGLKLSRYLTPGLDLGLDLSYGEMAFSADPPYNMNQAFSGFRANVVNIGIPVTLKLNNGWALKEDAFFAPYLSLAPGIFFASTDRFKVTGGTPDNRDLYAFDIHGAAGIRLNFSSSVSAFIQTGQHYILTDQIDGITEKGHINDRYLQHTAGLTFNFGKTIDTDGDGVSDKKDKCPGTPTGVAVDANGCPLDGDGDGVPDYQDKCPTEKGLATLEGCPDRDGDGVRDGDDACPDTPGKAELRGCPDADNDGVIDSADKCPGTPAGVKVDANGCPVDSDGDGVPDYQDRCPQRPGPASNKGCPEMKVEEKKKLQEATKYIQFEFDKATLKPISFPTLNGLVEILNAYPDYSLGISAHADNKGDDAYNLRLSDARAASARTYMLSKGIPADRIVSHGYGETKPIADNATEAGRAINRRVEFDVYLPGDPNPAETKYGPAPEIPAAPVKAAPVKKAPVKKAPVKKAAPARRK from the coding sequence ATGAGACTACACCTTACCTCCCCGAAAGCCTTGCTGCTGGGGTTGACGCTGCTGGCCCTGGCGCCGCGCGACGGACACAGCCAAAATGCCGAGAAAAAAACCGGCCTTAGCCTCTACGGCTCCACCTTGCAATACCACGGTGACCTGGGCACGGAATGGTTTAAAAACGACAAGATTGAGTTTGGCGCGGGCCTCAAGCTGAGCCGCTACCTCACCCCCGGCCTCGACCTGGGCCTGGACCTGAGCTACGGCGAAATGGCTTTCTCGGCCGACCCGCCCTACAACATGAACCAGGCGTTCAGCGGCTTCCGCGCCAACGTGGTCAACATTGGCATTCCCGTCACGCTGAAGCTCAACAACGGCTGGGCCCTGAAGGAAGACGCCTTCTTCGCCCCCTACCTGAGCCTGGCCCCCGGCATCTTCTTCGCCAGCACCGACCGGTTTAAAGTAACGGGCGGCACGCCCGACAACCGCGACCTGTACGCCTTCGATATTCACGGCGCCGCCGGTATCCGGCTGAACTTCTCGTCGAGCGTATCGGCCTTCATCCAGACCGGCCAGCACTACATCCTGACCGACCAGATTGACGGCATCACGGAGAAAGGCCACATCAACGACCGGTACCTGCAACACACGGCCGGCCTGACCTTCAACTTCGGCAAGACCATCGACACGGACGGCGACGGCGTGAGCGACAAAAAGGATAAGTGCCCCGGAACGCCCACCGGCGTGGCCGTGGATGCCAACGGCTGCCCCCTCGATGGCGACGGCGACGGGGTACCAGATTACCAAGATAAATGCCCCACCGAAAAAGGCCTGGCCACGCTCGAAGGCTGCCCCGACCGCGACGGTGATGGTGTGCGCGACGGCGACGACGCCTGCCCCGATACCCCCGGCAAAGCCGAACTCCGCGGCTGCCCCGACGCCGACAATGACGGCGTAATTGACTCGGCCGATAAGTGCCCCGGCACGCCGGCTGGTGTGAAAGTTGATGCCAACGGCTGCCCCGTAGACAGCGATGGTGACGGTGTTCCAGATTACCAAGACCGCTGCCCGCAGCGTCCCGGCCCGGCTTCGAACAAAGGCTGCCCGGAAATGAAGGTAGAAGAGAAGAAAAAGCTCCAGGAAGCCACCAAGTACATCCAGTTCGAGTTCGATAAGGCGACGCTGAAGCCGATTTCGTTCCCGACCCTGAATGGCCTGGTTGAAATCCTGAACGCCTACCCCGACTACTCGCTGGGCATCTCGGCCCACGCCGATAACAAGGGTGACGATGCCTACAACCTGCGTCTGTCGGATGCCCGCGCCGCCTCGGCCCGCACCTACATGCTCAGCAAGGGTATCCCCGCCGACCGGATTGTGTCGCACGGCTACGGCGAAACCAAGCCGATTGCCGACAACGCTACCGAAGCCGGCCGGGCCATCAACCGCCGCGTAGAGTTCGACGTGTACCTGCCCGGTGACCCGAACCCTGCCGAGACGAAGTACGGCCCCGCCCCCGAGATTCCTGCCGCGCCGGTGAAAGCCGCCCCAGTCAAGAAAGCTCCGGTGAAAAAGGCGCCGGTAAAGAAAGCCGCCCCGGCCCGTCGTAAGTAA
- a CDS encoding nitroreductase family protein produces the protein MKTAPTTYPVHELIKNRWSPRSFSPQPIAPETLGQVFEAAAWAASAMNEQPWRYIYAHRADTEAFQKMVDCLMPGNQPWAKNAAVLILSLAKTQYDNGTPNGAALHDLGLANGNLILEATALGLHGHFMGGFDREKAKEVFQLPDNLQPAVMIALGYRGEAELLEEPFLSREKAPRQRKSVAEIAFQAHLPQ, from the coding sequence ATGAAGACTGCCCCCACCACCTACCCCGTGCACGAGCTGATCAAGAACCGCTGGAGCCCCCGTTCCTTTTCGCCCCAGCCTATTGCGCCCGAAACCCTGGGCCAGGTATTCGAAGCCGCCGCCTGGGCCGCCAGCGCCATGAACGAGCAGCCCTGGCGCTACATCTACGCCCACCGCGCCGACACCGAGGCCTTCCAGAAAATGGTGGACTGCCTGATGCCCGGCAACCAGCCCTGGGCCAAAAACGCCGCCGTGCTCATCCTGTCCCTGGCCAAAACCCAGTACGACAACGGCACGCCCAACGGCGCCGCCCTCCACGACCTGGGCCTGGCCAACGGCAACCTGATTCTGGAAGCCACGGCCCTGGGCCTGCACGGTCACTTCATGGGCGGCTTCGACCGGGAAAAAGCCAAAGAAGTGTTTCAGCTGCCCGACAACCTGCAGCCCGCCGTCATGATTGCGCTGGGCTACCGGGGTGAGGCCGAGCTGCTGGAAGAGCCCTTCCTGAGCCGGGAAAAAGCTCCCCGCCAGCGCAAAAGCGTCGCCGAAATTGCCTTCCAAGCCCATTTGCCGCAGTAG
- a CDS encoding pirin family protein encodes MQTVLHKAESRGHASHGWLNSYHTFSFAGYSDPSRVHFGVLRVLNDDTVAGGMGFGTHPHDNMEIISIPLSGDLEHKDNMGNHGIIRRGDVQVMSAGTGVAHSEKNHNKDQEVKFLQIWVFPNQRGVKPRYAQQTFRAEDRHNQFQQVISPSPDDAGVWIHQDAWFSLGDFDPGFQTEYQVKKAGNGVYAFVLEGEVTINGQKLHRRDGLGSWDTDSLSIQADSQAQLLLMDVPMSL; translated from the coding sequence ATGCAAACTGTTCTGCACAAAGCCGAATCCCGCGGCCACGCCAGCCACGGCTGGCTCAACTCCTACCATACCTTCAGCTTCGCCGGCTATTCCGACCCCAGCCGGGTGCACTTCGGGGTGCTGCGCGTGCTCAACGACGACACCGTGGCCGGCGGCATGGGCTTCGGCACCCACCCCCACGACAACATGGAAATCATCAGCATTCCGCTGTCGGGCGACCTGGAGCACAAGGACAACATGGGCAACCACGGCATCATCCGGCGCGGCGACGTGCAGGTGATGAGTGCCGGTACGGGCGTGGCTCACAGCGAGAAAAACCACAATAAGGACCAGGAAGTAAAGTTTCTGCAGATCTGGGTGTTTCCCAACCAGCGCGGCGTAAAGCCCCGCTACGCCCAGCAAACCTTCCGGGCCGAAGACCGCCACAACCAGTTTCAGCAGGTGATTTCGCCCTCGCCCGACGATGCCGGCGTCTGGATTCACCAGGATGCCTGGTTTAGCCTGGGCGACTTCGACCCCGGTTTCCAGACCGAGTACCAAGTCAAAAAAGCCGGCAACGGGGTCTACGCCTTCGTGCTGGAAGGCGAGGTGACCATCAACGGCCAGAAGCTGCACCGCCGCGACGGGCTGGGCAGCTGGGACACTGACTCACTCAGCATTCAGGCCGACAGCCAGGCGCAGCTGTTGCTCATGGACGTGCCCATGTCGCTATAA